In Candidatus Melainabacteria bacterium RIFOXYA2_FULL_32_9, the genomic stretch TAATAACATCACTTATTTAAGTCATCAATCATTCCAACGAGGACTTAATTATGTGCATTAGCACCAGTGACGGAATTAATATACTTTATTGAAAATAGTATAAGGAGTTTAAAAGCAGCATCCTTAATTAAGGATGCTGTATAAATTTATAAAGACTATTATTCAATAATTATCTATAAAGCTTCAGCGCCGCTTACTACTTCCAGAATTTCCTGTGTAATCGCTGCTTGCCTTGCTTTATTATATACAATTGTTAAATGCCGAATCATATCACCAGCATTGGTGGTAGCAGAGGCCATAGCCGACATCCTTGCAGCAAGTTCGCTTGCGGAAGCCTCAATTAATGCCTGATAAATTCTATTTGTTACATAAAGAGGAACTATTTTTTGTAAAACAGCTTCAGGACTTGGTTCAAAAATCATCTCAGAACGAATTCTTGTTTCTTCTTCATTTAAAGACTCAACAGGAATTAATACAGGTAAAAGCTGCCACAACTGAACCTCAAATGACAACATCGATTTAAAATGAGTGGTTATAATCTCAATCCTGTCAATATCTCCTTTTATATAGTATTCAGATAAGTCTTCAGCTATTACATTAGCTTCACCTATTGTTGGAACAGCAGGCATTCTCACATACGTTTCTGTGATGTCAACATGAGCTCTTTTTAATGCACTTACACCTTTTAAACCAACTACAAAAAATTTAGTATTTATTCCATCTTTCTCTAACTCTTTAGCTCTGGCAACAGCTTTTCTCACAACATTAGCATTATAAGCACCTGCTAGTCCTCTATCAGAACTTACAATTAATAAACCCACCGACTTTAATTCTCTTCGGCTTAATAAAGCAGGATAATTGTCCAAAGCCTTACTAGATTGAACATTGCCACTTTGAACATCAGGATTAGTTGCCAGAAGCCTTTGAAAGGATTTTACCAATTCATTTGAGAACGGTCTTGATGCCTTTACCTTGCTTTCTGCTCTTCTAACCTTAGCAGCAGCTACCATTCGCATTGCTTGAGTTATTTTTTGAGTATTCTGGATACTCTTTATTCGTCTTTTTATATCTCTTAAACTAGGCATAATCTATTCCTAAGCTGCTACTGTTGTAAATACAGAATCTCTAAATCTTACTAGAGTCTTATAGAGCATCTCTTGCTCTTCATCAGATGGTTTTTTACCAACATTTAGTTTAGTTTCCACGTCATGCAAGTTTGCAGTCAAATATTTAAACCATTCTGTTTTAAACTCAGATATTTTATCACTATCAATCGTATCAAGTATACCTTTATCAGCAGCAAAAAGTATCGTATACTCTTGAGCAACCGATAATGGACTATATTGAGGCTGTTTAAGTAACTCAATTAATTTTTGGCCTCTTCTTAATTGTTCCTGAGTGGATTTATCAAGATCACTCGCAAATTGAGCAAATGCTTCTAACTCCCTAAACTGTGCGAGGTCAAGTCTTAATCTTCCAGCAACAGACTTAACTGCAGCAGTTTGAGCAGCCCCACCTACCCTTGAAACTGAAATACCAGCATTAATAGCAGGTCTTATACCAGCATTAAATAAATCTGTTTCAAGGAAAATTTGGCCATCTGTAATACTGATTACGTTTGTAGGAATATAAGCACTAACATCGCCAGCCTGAGTTTCAATAATTGGAAGAGCAGTTAAACTACCACCACCTAATTTATCGGATAATTTAGCCGACCTTTCCAATAATCTTGAATGGAGATAGAAAACATCTCCTGGATAAGCTTCTCTACCAGGCGGTCTTCTGAGTAATAAACTCATGGTTCTATATGCCCAGGCATGTCTTGTTAGATCATCATAAATTATCAAAACATGTTTACCTTGCTCCATGAATTCTTCTCCAATAGAAGCTCCTGCAAATGGCGCAATATATTGAAGAGGAGCAGTTTCATTAGCAGAAGCTGCAACTATGATAGTATAATCCATAGCTCCATTTTCTTCTAAGACTTTTGCTATTTGTGCAATAGAACTAGTTTTTTGTCCAATTGCAACATATATACAAATAACATCATAATTCTTCTGGTTAATAATTGTATCTATTGCAATAGCTGTCTTACCTGTCTGTCTATCACCAATAATTAATTCCCTTTGGCCTCTTCCTATAGGAGTTAAAGCATCAATTGAAGTAAGACCTGTTTGTAATGGTTGGTAAACTGATCTTCTCTCAACTATACCAGGAGCAACTCTTTCTACTGCTCTGGTTTTAGTTGTATTAATTGGTCCTTTTCCATCCAAAGGTTCCCCGATAGGATTTATAATTCTTCCGATTAAAGCTTCACCAACAGGAACAGAAGCAATTTTTCCTGTTGTTTTAGCTATCATTCCTTCTTTAATATATTTATATTCACCAAGTACAACAGCACCAACACTATCTTCATCAAGGTTAAGTACTAAGCCAAGTGTTCCATGACCATCTTGAAACTCAATTAGCTCACTCGCCATTACCTTCCTTAGGCCATAGATTCTTGCAATACCATCACCAACCTCAATAACAGTACCTACATCAGAAATTTCAAGTATACTTTCATACTGTTCAATCTTACTTCTAATTATTGAGCTTATTTCATCAGGTCTAATGCTAGTCATATATTTATACCTCTATATTAGCTGCTTTTTCATATTCTCTAATTTTGTTTTTATACTACCATCTATGATTTTATCACCAATTTTTATCACCATACCTGCAATTATGTCGGGATTGATTCTTGTTTCAAGCTTAATACTACAACTTAAAGCCTTTTCAAGTTTGTCTTTAACTCTATTTTTTGTGTCATCATCAATATCAATTGCTGTAATAATCTTAGCTACAGTAATATTTCTTTTTTTACTCAGAATATCATTATAATGACTTACTAAATAAGGAAACAAGAATATTCTATTTCGATCCAGTAATAGTTTTGTTAGGCTTAGAGCATAATCAGTCACTGCATCTTTGAATATTTTATTAATAACATCCTTTTTGTCATCAGCAGTAATGGTTGGATGCTCCAAAAATTTAAGCAATTCAGGATTTGACTTAAATGTATTATTAATCTTTGATAAATCATCTCCAAGTATATCAAGCTGATTTGTTTTTTCACCAAGATCAATCATGGCAATTGCATATCTATCAGCTATTGTTGATAATCCTATATTATTTCCTTTAGTCATACAGCAAAAACTATACCTTTAAATTCTCTAAGTTATCTATAAATTCATCAATATATTTTTTATGCAGTTTTTCATCAACTGCTTGCTTAATATGCTCTTCAGCTATATAAAAAGCAGCTTTTGAAATATCCTGCATAACGTCATTAGAAGCTACTGCACTTTCAGCTTGTAACATCCTTTGTGCTTTATTTCGCATTTCATCGGATTCAATATCAGCTTCCTTATGAATACGCTTGGATAAGCTAGAAGCAATCTCCTTTGCTTCTTTAGTTATAATTTGAACTTCTACATCAGACTTTGCTACCTGTTTTTTAGTCGATACAAGTTCTGCTTCAGCATTAACTTTTTCCGTTTCTGAAATCTTAATTTTTTGAATTATTGTATTTCTTTTTACTGATATTGCAGAGAAAACTTGTGTTTTTCTTGCTAACCATACAAGAAAAACAATTACCAAGACAAAGTTTAGAACATTTGAGTGGAAAAGAACTTCCAGCGGATCTCCGATAGGTTCAGCGCTAACTTCGCCTTGCGCTAGTACTAAATATAAATTATCTAAAATCATCGTAAATTACCTGTTCAATGCTTTATCTATCATTTCCTCTGTTAAACCTGCTGATAAAGGAACTTCTTCACCTAATACTTTAGCAGAAATCGAGTGAGCAAGAGATATAATTTGAGGTTTTAAAGCTTCTCTTGCATTATTTTTGTCATTTAAGATACTTTCTCTTCCGATCTGAACTTGATTATTCACCTCATTCATGGTGTCTCCAATGACTTGAGATTTATCTTTATTTGCAGATGAAGTAGAGTCAAAAACAATATTATTAGCTTTTATTCTAGCCTGTGTAATCGTGTTTTCATAATCTTTAACTATATTGCCAGATTCTTCGCGTGTTATTCTGGCCTTTTCTAAATTATCATTAATATAATTATTACGATCCTGCCTAATTTCAGTCATAGGAGCATAAAAAATCTTCTGCATTATGACCATGAATGCAAGAAAGCTTATGATAACTACTATTAGTGTACCATCTATCTCTAACATCTTTTAATCCTAAATTATTAGGCTAATACTTGTGTTGCAAGAAGAATAAGTGCTATTACCAATGCATAAATAGCAAGAGCTTCCATAAGGCCAAGACCAATAAATAAGAATGGCTTGATTTTATTTTCTGCTTCTGGCTGACGAGTCACAGAATCCATATAAGAAGCAACAGCTAAACCCATACCGATTCCAGGACCAATAGCTCCAAGTCCAACAGCGATACCCATAGCTAATATAGCAGCAGTTTTTGGATCCATAATAAATTTACCTCCTAATATACTCAATTATTTCTTTAATGATCATGTTCAGCTAACACAGCACCAATATATGATGCTGACAATATTGTAAAGATAAATGCCTGTAAGAAGGCTACAAATAACTCAAATAACATTACAGGAATAGGAGCAAGTAATGGTACAAATGCTAGAGCTATTAAAATAATAACCTCTCCAGCCAAAATATTTCCAAAAAGTCGTAATGACAATGTGAGTGGCCTTGTAAGATCTTCCAACATGTTAATTGGTAGCAAGAACCAGAATGGTTCAAGATAATGTTTAAAGTATCTCAAACCTTTTTTAGATATTCCTGCTATAAAATAATATGCAGATACTATAAGAGCAAGTCCAACAGTAACATTTAAATCATTGGTTGGAGAAGCAAATTCACCTTGTTGCAGGTGATAAATTCTCCAGGGCAATTGTCCTAGTAGATTACCAACAAGAATAAACAAGAATAATGAAGCTATAAGCGCTACATGCTTACATCCTTCTTTACCCATCTGATCAATGGAAATTCCTTCTACAAATTCCATTACCATTTCGGCAAATGATTGAAGTCCATCTGGAATTCTATTGAGATTTCTGGTAATTACGAGAGCCAATAATATAAGTAATATCATAGAAATCCAGGTGGTTACAAGAGTATCCATATGTACTTCTAATGGACCCAAATGGGATATCCAGTGCTCTCCAAACTCTATTTGTGCCAATTTCCAGCCTCTTCTATTGTCCAGCTCAAATTAATTATATTGTTATAATCATATATTCATATAGTATAAAGACTTTTAGAAAAATGTAAATACTGATTTTTGCCTAAAATAATATCATCTATTACTTACGTATGTTTAAAAATAAAATTAAAATTTAGAAATTATCATTTAGAATAACGCTTATATACGCTCCACATTCCAGTTATTACTCCTAGTATAGTAAACACTATAGTCCATACCGGAATATTTGAATTAAGTTTCTTATCCAAATAATAGCCAGCAAAAAAACCTAGAAAAATTGGAATTAACAGAGTAAATGCAATATCAAACATTTATACCTCTACATCTTAAATACTTTACCAACTCCACATCGCCTTGGATCAGAAGCTGCATCGAGATTTCCATCACCAAATAATTTTACGCACTGAATACCGCCAAAATACATATCTATATCAGGAAATCTAACTACTTCCCATTCAGGAGGAATTTCAGATTCATCAAAATCTCTACCTGCTTCAAGAGCAAATTTATTATCTTCCCAGTGAATTCTTGGTGCGCTAAGTGCTTCTTTTAATGACATATTCAAATTATTTATATTAATTATTATTTGCATCAAAGAAGTAGCGATTCTGGATGCACCAGGAGTACCCAAAACTAACATATCTTTCTTAAGATCATTATATATAATTGTAGGGCTCATGCTACTAACAAGTCTTTCTCCCGGATCAAGAGCATGAAAACCAAGAGGATTAAGCTCCAATTCCCCAAGAACATTATCCATTAATATTCCTGTTTCTGGAATTGCAACTCCAGATCCATACCCAATACTCATAGTAATACTACAAGCATTCCCAAGATCATCTACACAGGATACATGAGTAGTGCTTGGACTTGGTAAAATATTTTTATACTTTTCAAGAATATAATTATCTTCTGCTAATTTAAAATATTCCTTAAAGTCTTTTCTTCCTTCTTCTATACAAGAATATCTGTCTGTTAGTGCCGTGTGTATGATCTTTCCTAATTTTGAAACTATAACTGGATTATATTCTGTAACATTCAGCCTTGATATTACCTTTAACATTTGAATTAGGGTTAATCCGCCAACAGATGGAGGAGGATTAGTATAGATTTTATATTTGCCATACTCAGTAAATATAGGTTTTCTAATTATGACATCATAATTAGAAAGATCTTCAAGTGTAAGAATGCCCCCACCTGATTGCACTTCATTTACAATTTTCTCTCCAATTTCTCCTTTATACACAATATCTGAGCCATACTGTGCTATTAAATTAAGGGTGTTGGCCAAATCAGGATTTTTATATAAAAATCCTTCTTTTGGAATTTCACCATCCGGAGTTGATAATAACTTTTTTGAATATTCAGTAAACCAATGTAAAGGACCCGCCGAAATAGCCAAATATCTTGCCATAGGTGAATTCATTGGAACACCGGTTATTGCATTAGCTATAGCTGGCTGTAATACTTCCTTTAATGGTAAAAGTCCGTATTGTTTAGAAATATATTCAAGCCCTTTTAAAGTACCGGGAACCCCAATTGAAGAATGTCCTGATATAACCTGAATTCCTGTCCCATACGGTAAGTCTACTATTCTTGCATTCTTGCCAAATAACCCTTTATTTAATCCCTTACCCGGCATGCAATCAAAAAAATCAATTATCTTAACTTCATCATTAGCTGATTTAACAGCTGCAAAACCACCTCCGCCAATACTACACATAAGAGGATTAGATATCATTAACTCAAAAGCAGCACATATTGCTGCATCAAAAGCATTTCCACCTGATTCAATAACTTTACCAGCTGCTTCAGTTGCCCAACCTGTGCAACTAGCCACTGCTATTCTTTTTGGTTTTTCTTTAATCATCTTTAATTAACTCAAATTTTATGAAGATATTCCCAAAGTTAACTCTTTACTTATATAATATATATGTAACATCATTTATATTATTATATTGGATAAATAAATTTGGATCAGGAAAATAAATTAGATTTAACGGAAGTTCTAAATAATACTAGTGAAATTGCCTTATTTGTATTCAATGAAGAAGGCAATGTTAACAGTGCAAACAAAGCTGCTCTTGATATTCTGGATATTAAATCCGATAAAGAATTAAAATCATTAAATATCCAAAATATTTTTGACTTCAGAATAAGTGAAATTAAAAATGAACTTGTTGAATCCGGTGAAATATCTAAAGAAATAAATATTATCACCAAAAATAAGACATTTATACCTACAAAAACCGTTTTCTCAAAGACAGCTAATAAAGTTACAGCTATTTCAACCATACTTTCTGAGGCACTTTCACAAGAAAGTAGCATAAAAAAACTAATTCAATCTTTAGATAAAGTATCAAAGATTTTAAATTCAAATCTTGAACTTGATGATACCCTTGAACTTATTCTAAATGACTTAAGATCGATCATAAATTATGATAAAGCAGTAATAATGTTTCTTGAAGGAGACAGTCTAAACTTAAAAGCCTCAAGAAATTTAATTGATAGTATTAAGCAATACGAAAGAAGCTTACCTGGCGGTAGTTCCCTGTTAAACAAATTAATAAAATCCAATAAAGCTAATACTGATACTATTACTGATATCTCATTAAATTCTGCAATTATGGATCTAATGAAAGGGTTAGGTTTAAAGCTAAATCTACCTTTTTCTTACATTGCATCCCCGTTAACTATCAGAGAAACTTTATTTGGAATAATCGTGCTTATTAAAGAGCAAGAGAATTTCTTTTCAAATGCAGATCTAAAAATAGCCGAAACATTTACAAGTTCAGCTGCCTATTCGGTTAAAGACGCTGAATTAAGTAATGTGTTTAAAATGCAACTTAAAATATTAAAAGAAAATGTTATCGAAAGGACAAAAGCTCTAGAGGTCATTAAAGAGCAAAATCTTAAAATACTTGAAGCTGATAAGTTAAAAAATGAGTTCATCGCTAATATTTCTCATGAACTCAGAACCCCTCTCAATGCCATAATAGGTTTTTCAGAAGCATTAAAACTTAAAATCTTTGGTTCTCTTAATGAAAAACAAGAAGAATATATCGATGACATACATACAAGTGGTATACATCTTCTTGGCATGATTAATGATTTACTTGATTTATCCAAAATTGAAGCAAAAGAAATGCAGATTTATAAAAAACAATTCACCGTATATCCTGCTGTTTGTGAGGTTCTTAATGTAATAAGAGCTATTGTAGATAAGAAAAAAATAACTATCGAAATATTGTGCAAAAATAAAAGTGTGGAAATATATGCCGATTATAGGAAATTTCAACAAGTTTTATATAATCTTCTAAGTAACGCAGCAAAATTTTCACCAGAACGAGATAAAATCGAGATTGGAATCGATAAGATTGACAATAATCTAAGAATTTATGTAAAGGATAATGGAATTGGTATTGATCCCAAATATCACGAAAAAATATTCCATAAATTTCAACAGGTAGATAACTCTTATGCAAGAAGACAAGGCAGTACAGGGCTTGGTCTTACAATTACAAAAGAACTTGTAGAAATGCACAGTGGGAAAATATG encodes the following:
- a CDS encoding ATP synthase F1 subunit gamma, yielding MPSLRDIKRRIKSIQNTQKITQAMRMVAAAKVRRAESKVKASRPFSNELVKSFQRLLATNPDVQSGNVQSSKALDNYPALLSRRELKSVGLLIVSSDRGLAGAYNANVVRKAVARAKELEKDGINTKFFVVGLKGVSALKRAHVDITETYVRMPAVPTIGEANVIAEDLSEYYIKGDIDRIEIITTHFKSMLSFEVQLWQLLPVLIPVESLNEEETRIRSEMIFEPSPEAVLQKIVPLYVTNRIYQALIEASASELAARMSAMASATTNAGDMIRHLTIVYNKARQAAITQEILEVVSGAEAL
- a CDS encoding F0F1 ATP synthase subunit alpha; translation: MTSIRPDEISSIIRSKIEQYESILEISDVGTVIEVGDGIARIYGLRKVMASELIEFQDGHGTLGLVLNLDEDSVGAVVLGEYKYIKEGMIAKTTGKIASVPVGEALIGRIINPIGEPLDGKGPINTTKTRAVERVAPGIVERRSVYQPLQTGLTSIDALTPIGRGQRELIIGDRQTGKTAIAIDTIINQKNYDVICIYVAIGQKTSSIAQIAKVLEENGAMDYTIIVAASANETAPLQYIAPFAGASIGEEFMEQGKHVLIIYDDLTRHAWAYRTMSLLLRRPPGREAYPGDVFYLHSRLLERSAKLSDKLGGGSLTALPIIETQAGDVSAYIPTNVISITDGQIFLETDLFNAGIRPAINAGISVSRVGGAAQTAAVKSVAGRLRLDLAQFRELEAFAQFASDLDKSTQEQLRRGQKLIELLKQPQYSPLSVAQEYTILFAADKGILDTIDSDKISEFKTEWFKYLTANLHDVETKLNVGKKPSDEEQEMLYKTLVRFRDSVFTTVAA
- a CDS encoding ATP synthase F1 subunit delta → MTKGNNIGLSTIADRYAIAMIDLGEKTNQLDILGDDLSKINNTFKSNPELLKFLEHPTITADDKKDVINKIFKDAVTDYALSLTKLLLDRNRIFLFPYLVSHYNDILSKKRNITVAKIITAIDIDDDTKNRVKDKLEKALSCSIKLETRINPDIIAGMVIKIGDKIIDGSIKTKLENMKKQLI
- a CDS encoding ATP synthase F0 subunit C, encoding MDPKTAAILAMGIAVGLGAIGPGIGMGLAVASYMDSVTRQPEAENKIKPFLFIGLGLMEALAIYALVIALILLATQVLA
- a CDS encoding ATP synthase F0 subunit A; this encodes MDNRRGWKLAQIEFGEHWISHLGPLEVHMDTLVTTWISMILLILLALVITRNLNRIPDGLQSFAEMVMEFVEGISIDQMGKEGCKHVALIASLFLFILVGNLLGQLPWRIYHLQQGEFASPTNDLNVTVGLALIVSAYYFIAGISKKGLRYFKHYLEPFWFLLPINMLEDLTRPLTLSLRLFGNILAGEVIILIALAFVPLLAPIPVMLFELFVAFLQAFIFTILSASYIGAVLAEHDH